In one Pungitius pungitius chromosome 13, fPunPun2.1, whole genome shotgun sequence genomic region, the following are encoded:
- the gpr75 gene encoding probable G-protein coupled receptor 75 gives MNTSVTPSDLVDVPRPQNFNGTQTPSSWAVIHTGTLAFCSLLLVFIFCLGSYGNLVVFLSFFDPVFRKFRTNFDFMILNLSFCDLFICCVTAPMFALVLFLDAGGGDGVSKSFCFAFHLTSSGFIIMSLETVAVIALHRLRMVLGQQPNRTASFACTLALTALLWTSSFTMAALLTMRAYPRRDGPCLPHFGLGGGQARVVLYVYLADFAFCVSVVSVSYLMIARTLRKNAQVRKCPVVTVDATCPPPPPPLVAAGFESMQCAVQDPSLCHSQTYNKLQKAPAHSCVNKTSQPPAPGAAQGATCCQLAATVNLATAKDSKAVVTCIVIVFSVLLCCLPMGVSLAQDVLSPESSFAHYQFELCGFVLIFLKSGINPFVYSRNSAGLRRRVLWCIQWAALGFLCCKQKTRLHAMGKGSLEVNRNKSSHHETNSAYVLSPKPPRRLVDQACGPSHSRDCAGSPRATGARKPRPPSTSTPINTRIEPYYSIYNSSPSAGPSSPTSLQPVSSQTFAFAKSYVAMHYHTHQDALQDFESTSVQQIPIPSV, from the coding sequence ATGAACACCTCGGTTACACCATCAGACCTGGTGGATGTGCCAAGACCGCAGAACTTCAATGGCACACAGACCCCATCGAGTTGGGCTGTGATCCACACTGGCACCTTGGCCttctgctctctcctcctcgtcttcattTTCTGCCTGGGCTCCTATGGCAACCTTGTGGTGTTCCTGTCCTTCTTCGACCCGGTGTTCCGCAAGTTCCGCACCAACTTTGACTTCATGATCCTCAACTTGTCCTTCTGCGACTTGTTCATTTGCTGCGTGACGGCGCCGATGTTTGCGCTGGTGCTCTTCCTGGATGCCGGCGGAGGGGACGGCGTGTCCAAGAGTTTCTGCTTCGCCTTCCACTTGACCAGCTCGGGCTTCATCATCATGTCCCTGGAGACAGTCGCCGTCATTGCGCTGCACAGGCTCCGCATGGTTTTGGGGCAGCAGCCCAACCGCACCGCCTCCTTCGCCTGCACGCTGGCCCTCACCGCCCTGCTGTGGACGTCCAGCTTCACCATGGCTGCCCTGCTCACCATGCGAGCGTACCCGCGCAgggatgggccctgcttgcctCACTTTGGCCTTGGAGGCGGACAGGCCAGGGTGGTGTTGTATGTGTACCTGGCGGACTTTGCCTTTTGCGTGTCCGTGGTGTCCGTGTCCTATCTGATGATCGCGCGGACACTGAGGAAGAACGCGCAAGTCCGAAAGTGTCCCGTCGTCACCGTGGACGCCACGTGCCCTCCGCCCCCGCCGCCTCTCGTCGCGGCGGGCTTCGAGAGCATGCAGTGCGCAGTTCAGGACCCGTCTCTGTGCCACAGCCAGACTTACAACAAGCTGCAGAAAGCCCCCGCGCACTCGTGCGTCAACAAGACCAGCCAGCCGCCGGCCCCAGGGGCGGCCCAGGGGGCCACCTGCTGCCAGCTGGCGGCTACGGTCAACTTGGCCACGGCCAAAGACTCGAAGGCGGTGGTCACGTGCATAGTCATAGTGTTCTCggtgctgctctgctgcttgcCAATGGGGGTTTCGCTGGCGCAGGATGTCTTGTCGCCAGAGAGCAGCTTCGCACATTACCAGTTTGAACTGTGCGGCTTTGTGCTCATTTTTCTCAAGTCGGGCATCAATCCCTTTGTGTACTCGCGCAACAGTGCGGGCCTCCGCCGCCGCGTGCTATGGTGCATTCAGTGGGCGGCACTGGGCTTTCTCTGTTGCAAGCAAAAGACTCGGCTGCACGCGATGGGAAAGGGCAGCCTGGAAGTCAATCGCAATAAATCCTCCCACCACGAGACCAACTCGGCCTACGTACTGTCCCCCAAGCCGCCGAGGAGGCTGGTCGACCAGGCCTGCGGGCCCAGCCACTCCAGGGATTGCGCCGGTAGTCCGAGGGCCACGGGCGCGCGGAAACCCCGCCCCCCGAGTACCTCCACGCCTATCAACACCCGCATCGAGCCCTACTATAGCATATACAACAGCAGTCCCTCCGCGGGACCCAGCTCCCCCACCAGCCTGCAACCCGTCAGCTCGCAGACGTTCGCCTTCGCCAAGTCGTATGTAGCCATGCACTACCACACTCACCAAGACGCACTGCAAGACTTTGAAAGCACCTCAGTGCAACAGATACCCATCCCCTCAGTCTGA
- the erlec1 gene encoding endoplasmic reticulum lectin 1 produces MLGLLMLLLGGLLEVCSGASANRGGYPTFTDEIPFRITWPGAEFTLPATGGLYKEDDFVIMTTTEKEKYKCLLPSLTSGDDDDDKDYGGPSPGQLLEPLFKRSSCSYRIESYWTYEVCHGKHIRQYHEEKETGQKISVQEYFLGNMAEKSQQSTETDKREEEENVKSAADIEVPTKNIEGQLTPFFALEMGNGTPCVLKQNEARSTSVLYVCHPEAKHEILSIAEVTTCEYEVVVLTPLLCAHPKYRFKSSPVNAIFCQSLAGSPLQPRRLAQLDKEQEEQLKPPFSAPSGTREEETPPLREEAFSSTHKPMTVGGQSQVTVGTTHISRLTDDQLIKEFLSGSYCLHGGVGWWKYEFCYGRHVHQYHEDREQGRNTVVVGNWDATEHNEWAKKNVARSYQLKDDGVPKVKLVSHFYGHGDVCDMTGKPRQVIVKLKCKESESPHAVTVYMLEPQTCHYILGVESPVICRILDTADEHGLLSISS; encoded by the exons ATGCTcgggctgctgatgctgcttcTCGGCGGGTTGCTGGAGGTCTGCTCCGGAGCCTCAGCGAACAGAGGCGGCTATCCCACATTCACGGACGAAATCCCCTTCAGAATCACCTGGCCGGGTGCTGAATTCACTCTG CCAGCTACTGGGGGACTCTACAAGGAAGATGACTTTGTCATCATGACAACAACCGAGAAGGAGAAGTACAAATGCCTCCTGCCGTCCCTGACATCTGGAGATGAC GATGACGATAAGGACTACGGCGGACCCAGTCCGGGTCAGCTGCTGGAGCCCCTGTTCAAACGAAGCAGCTGCTCCTACAGG ATAGAGTCGTACTGGACATATGAAGTGTGCCATGGAAAGCATATAAGGCAGTACCATGAAGAGAAGGAGACTGGCCAG AAGATTAGTGTTCAAGAGTACTTCCTGGGCAACATGGCAGAGAAGAGCCAACAGTCAACGGAAACCG ATAAACgcgaagaggaagaaaatgtcaaatcagCAGCTGATATTGAA GTTCCCACTAAGAACATAGAAGGTCAGCTGACTCCCTTCTTTGCGTTGGAGATGGGGAATGGGACTCCCTGTGTGCTGAAACAGAACGAGGCTCGCTCAACGTCCGTGCTGTACGTCTGTCACCCAGAGGCCAAGCATGAAATCTTGTCCATTGCTGAGGTCACGACCTGTGAATACGAGGTGGTGGTGTTGACACCGCTGCTTTGTGCACACCCCAAATACAG GTTCAAGTCCTCCCCGGTGAACGCCATCTTCTGCCAGTCTCTGGCAGGCTCCCCCTTGCAGCCTCGGCGGCTCGCACAGCTGGATAAGGAGCAAGAGGAACAGCTTAAGCCGCCTTTCAGCGCCCCCTCTGGCACCCGAGAG GAGGAGACGCCACCACTGAGAGAAGAGGCCTTCAGCTCCACCCACAAACCCATGACTGTCGGAGGGCAGTCTCAGGTCACCGTCGGCACCACCCACATCTCTCGCTTGACGGACGATCAGCTGATCAAGGAGTTCCTCAGTGGCTCATACTGTCTCCACGGG gggGTAGGGTGGTGGAAGTATGAGTTCTGTTACGGCAGGCACGTCCATCAGTACCACGAG GATCGAGAGCAGGGAAGGAACACGGTGGTGGTGGGGAACTGGGATGCCACGGAGCACAACGAGTGGGCCAAGAAAAACGTCGCCCGGTCCTACCAGCTCAAAGACGACGGCGTGCCGAAAGTCAA GTTGGTTTCCCACTTTTATGGCCACGGGGATGTTTGCGATATGACAGGGAAGCCCAGGCAGGTCATCGTGAAGCTCAA ATGTAAGGAGTCTGAGTCTCCCCATGCTGTCACTGTCTATATGCTGGAGCCTCAGACCTGTCACTACATCCTTGGG gttgagTCTCCGGTCATATGCAGAATTCTTGATACTGCTGATGAACATGGACTTCTTTCAATCTCCAGCTAA
- the LOC134135324 gene encoding rho-associated protein kinase 1-like, which produces MTNVQKKEMLSEELNSFYLSSLEEQVRAQMEDNNAMITETESVGRVLLQIDVDRLQQFLDLLQEHKNGDLHKEMCSPQDQLQAQQMKVDKEALPNDVEAIQSMTFAEMNWITAAKTNLELELESELEFERAQRKEHINKHNDEMEKMAAALKLLQNMLDTSRQQVSCLRRQVGSSRADTLHKLQTQDKVNRKRTACLKKTFKDQLESEHLKWKQEKASMLENSNSPEVEKSNNDDLLAAVKKAEQQLESRTIEWEQERTSFKARLEKTCQDLEHAQLKNITAVHTLEKEAVEMSERNQALQDQLESEHLKWKQEKASMLENSNSSKEVEKKKNDDLLAAVKKAEQQLESRTIEWEQERTSFKARLEKTCQDLEHAQLKNITAVHIMEKEAVDMSERNQAFHYQLEEQRAETIKITRALKETEDLLEKQGLSFQQLTSQLETSCVTKMKAQEEDHNNLLAALQKKFEDESDKWHHINSCLAQTAEQTLEREKEHLNDNNSLLSQLEELQQKTTMKPKKKWYKFF; this is translated from the coding sequence ATGACCAACGTCCAGAAAAAGGAGATGTTGTCGGAGGAATTAAATTCCTTTTACCTGAGTTCACTGGAAGAACAAGTAAGAGCTCAGATGGAGGACAACAATGCAATGATCACCGAAACCGAATCTGTGGGGAGAGTTCTCCTACAGATCGATGTAGACAGATTGCAACAGTTCCTTGATCTTCTCCAAGAACACAAGAATGGAGATTTACACAAAGAGATGTGTAGCCCACAAGACCAACTCCAAGCTCAGCAGATGAAGGTAGACAAAGAGGCCCTTCCAAATGACGTGGAAGCTATACAGTCGATGACCTTTGCTGAAATGAACTGGATCACAGCAGCTAAAACTAACCTGGAGTTGGAATTGGAAAGTGAACTGGAATTTGAAAGAGCTCAAAGAAAGGAGCACATCAACAAACATAATGATGAAATGGAGAAGATGGCAGCTGCCCTGAAGTTATTACAGAACATGTTGGATACCTCCCGTCAGCAAGTGTCCTGCCTCAGGAGACAGGTGGGTTCCTCACGGGCAGATACTCTTCACAAGCTGCAGACGCAAGACAAAGTCAACCGAAAACGCACGGCTTgtctgaagaaaacatttaaggACCAGCTGGAGagtgaacatttgaaatggaagCAGGAGAAAGCATCCATGTTGGAAAACAGCAACTCCCCCGAGGTTGAAAAAAGCAACAACGACGACCTCttggctgctgtgaaaaaggccgagcagcagctggagagccGTACCATTGagtgggagcaggagaggactTCCTTCAAAGCCAGGCTAGAAAAAACATGCCAGGACCTTGAACATGCCCAACTGAAGAACATCACTGCTGTTCATACATTGGAAAAGGAGGCTGTGGAGATGTCAGAAAGAAACCAGGCCTTACAAGACCAGCTGGAGagtgaacatttgaaatggaagCAGGAGAAAGCATCCATGTTGGAAAACAGCAACTCCTCAAAGgaggttgaaaaaaagaagaacgacGACCTCttggctgctgtgaaaaaggccgagcagcagctggagagccGTACCATTGagtgggagcaggagaggactTCCTTCAAAGCCAGGCTAGAAAAAACATGCCAGGACCTTGAACATGCCCAACTTAAGAACATCACTGCTGTTCATATAATGGAAAAGGAGGCTGTGGATATGTCAGAAAGAAACCAGGCCTTCCATTACCAGCTGGAGGAACAAAGAGCAGAGACTATCAAGATCACAAGAGCTCTGAAAGAAACTGAAGATCTGTTAGAAAAGCAAGGCCTCAGCTTTCAGCAACTGACATCACAGCTCGAAACATCCTGCGTCACCAAGATGAAGGCACAGGAGGAGGACCACAACAACCTCCTAGCTGCTCTGCAGAAGAAGTTTGAAGATGAGAGTGACAAATGGCACCACATTAATTCTTGCCTCGCTCAAACAGCAGAACAAACGctggaaagggagaaggagcaTCTGAATGACAACAACAGCTTATTGTCTCAGCTGGAAGAGCTCCAACAAAAGACCACCATGAAGCCAAAGAAAAAGTGGTATAAGTTCTTCTAA